From a region of the Sinorhizobium sp. B11 genome:
- the fabB gene encoding beta-ketoacyl-ACP synthase I, with protein MRRVVVTGLGVVSSIGNDAAEVTESLRQAKSGISFSSDFAEHGFKCQVWGSPKLGADKLAELVDRRAMRFLSQGGAWNHVAMKQAIADSGLEDKEYSENERVGIIMGSGGPSTRTLIEAAEITVKNNSPKRIGPFAVPKAMSSTASATLATWFKIHGVNYSISSACSTSAHCIGNAVEMIQWGKQDMMFAGGHEDLDWTMSNLFDAMGAMSSKYNDTPDTASRAYDVSRDGFVIAGGAGVLVLEELEHAKARGAKIYAEIIGYGATSDGYDMVAPSGEGAIRCMRQALATVKGDVDYINTHGTSTPVGDSKEIGAIREVFGEKMPHIQSTKSLTGHSLGAAGVQESIYSLLMMQEGFIGESAHIKELDPEFEGVPIVRKRIDNAKIDIALSNSFGFGGTNATLVFQRYNGQ; from the coding sequence ATGAGACGGGTAGTTGTCACGGGTCTAGGTGTCGTGTCTTCGATCGGAAACGACGCGGCCGAAGTCACCGAATCCCTGCGCCAGGCAAAGTCCGGTATTTCCTTCTCCAGCGATTTCGCTGAACACGGTTTCAAGTGCCAGGTCTGGGGCAGCCCCAAGCTCGGCGCAGACAAGCTCGCCGAACTGGTGGATCGCCGCGCGATGCGCTTCCTGTCGCAGGGCGGCGCCTGGAACCACGTCGCCATGAAGCAGGCGATCGCCGATTCCGGCCTCGAAGACAAGGAATACAGCGAAAACGAACGCGTCGGCATCATCATGGGCTCGGGTGGCCCGTCCACGCGCACGCTCATCGAAGCCGCCGAGATCACCGTCAAGAACAACAGCCCGAAGCGCATCGGCCCCTTCGCCGTGCCCAAGGCCATGTCGTCTACCGCATCGGCAACGCTCGCTACTTGGTTCAAGATCCACGGGGTCAACTATTCGATCTCGTCTGCCTGCTCCACGTCCGCGCACTGCATCGGCAATGCCGTGGAAATGATCCAGTGGGGGAAGCAGGACATGATGTTTGCCGGCGGCCATGAAGACCTCGACTGGACCATGTCGAACCTCTTCGACGCCATGGGCGCGATGTCCTCCAAGTATAACGATACGCCGGATACAGCTTCGCGCGCCTACGACGTCAGCCGTGACGGCTTCGTCATCGCCGGCGGCGCCGGTGTGCTCGTCCTCGAGGAATTGGAGCACGCCAAGGCGCGCGGCGCCAAGATCTATGCCGAAATCATCGGCTACGGCGCGACGTCCGACGGCTATGACATGGTCGCCCCCTCGGGCGAGGGTGCTATTCGCTGCATGCGTCAGGCGCTGGCGACCGTGAAGGGCGACGTCGACTACATCAACACGCACGGCACGTCGACCCCGGTGGGCGACAGCAAGGAAATCGGCGCCATCCGCGAAGTCTTCGGCGAAAAGATGCCGCATATCCAGTCCACCAAGTCTTTGACGGGCCATTCGCTCGGCGCCGCCGGCGTGCAGGAATCAATCTATTCCCTGCTGATGATGCAGGAAGGCTTCATTGGCGAAAGCGCGCATATCAAGGAACTCGATCCGGAATTCGAAGGCGTGCCGATCGTCCGCAAGCGTATCGACAATGCCAAGATCGACATTGCTCTCTCCAATTCCTTCGGCTTCGGCGGTACCAACGCCACGCTCGTATTCCAGCGCTATAACGGACAATAA
- a CDS encoding class I SAM-dependent methyltransferase has product MSRETLKTLFHPFASETVTPPGEGQRVLFLGAEAGFALPEGFAAALDAVQGFKPLYRQLLAQRIEAKPEIEGEGYDAGLVLCTKHKGENEANIAAALSRVKAGGLIVIAGGKEDGIQPLRKRMEGFGLDIEHMPKYHGVAFWFGRPANVSEIVSKFGKSPVRVEGRFIASPGMFSHDRLDAGSQLLASRLPTDFTGDVADFGAGWGYLSVELAEKSPNIARLDLYEANYEALEAAKANLAENCPDAPVRFFWHDLAGEQVRDKYDLVIMNPPFHEGHAAEPSLGQAMIKTAASSLRGGGRLMLVANRGLPYEPVLAEHFKDSGETCRNARFKVLWARK; this is encoded by the coding sequence ATGAGCCGCGAGACGCTGAAGACCCTCTTCCATCCCTTTGCCAGTGAAACCGTCACGCCACCAGGCGAAGGCCAGCGTGTGCTCTTCCTCGGTGCCGAGGCGGGCTTTGCGCTTCCTGAGGGTTTTGCCGCCGCTCTGGATGCCGTACAGGGCTTCAAGCCGCTCTACAGGCAGCTCCTGGCCCAGCGCATCGAGGCGAAGCCAGAGATCGAAGGTGAGGGCTACGATGCGGGCCTGGTGCTCTGCACCAAGCACAAGGGCGAGAACGAGGCCAATATCGCCGCTGCCCTTTCGCGTGTGAAGGCCGGCGGCCTGATCGTCATTGCCGGTGGCAAGGAAGACGGCATCCAGCCGCTGCGCAAGCGGATGGAAGGCTTCGGCCTCGATATCGAACACATGCCGAAATATCATGGCGTCGCCTTCTGGTTCGGCCGGCCGGCCAATGTCAGCGAGATCGTTTCGAAGTTCGGCAAGTCGCCGGTGCGGGTCGAAGGCCGCTTCATCGCCTCGCCCGGCATGTTCTCGCATGATAGGCTCGACGCCGGTTCACAGCTCCTCGCCTCGCGCCTTCCGACCGATTTCACCGGTGACGTGGCCGATTTCGGCGCCGGCTGGGGTTATCTCTCCGTCGAACTGGCAGAGAAATCCCCCAATATTGCCCGCCTTGACCTCTACGAGGCCAACTACGAGGCTCTGGAGGCTGCGAAGGCCAATCTGGCGGAGAACTGCCCGGACGCGCCTGTGCGCTTCTTCTGGCACGATCTGGCGGGCGAGCAGGTGCGCGACAAGTACGATCTCGTCATCATGAACCCGCCCTTCCATGAGGGCCACGCTGCCGAACCTTCGCTCGGCCAGGCGATGATCAAGACCGCAGCCTCTTCGCTACGCGGCGGCGGTCGGCTGATGCTGGTCGCCAATCGCGGCCTGCCCTATGAGCCGGTTCTGGCGGAGCACTTCAAGGATAGCGGCGAAACCTGCCGCAACGCCCGCTTCAAGGTGCTGTGGGCCCGGAAATAG
- a CDS encoding DUF1275 domain-containing protein: protein MTRARRRRIIRTRRTATGLALVGSISFLAGMTDATGLLLTGDFVSFMTGNTTRAALALSSGDVRHAAVLVSAIIVFVLGNAAGIVVAHRAERRIFVVLCCVSLMLALASMMTLQDLLMARFYMIVLAMGMVNAAVEHIEGLPIGLTYVTGALSRFGRGIGRWIIGDRRLDWVIQIVPWGGMVLGAISGALMTRLVGAQALWLVSIFAMALAIVALFIPRPLQRRFNQKIASQTHQVHSRRA, encoded by the coding sequence ATGACACGAGCAAGACGTCGCCGCATCATCAGAACCCGCAGGACCGCGACCGGACTGGCGCTGGTCGGCTCGATTTCCTTTCTGGCTGGCATGACGGATGCGACCGGCCTGCTTCTGACCGGCGACTTCGTATCCTTCATGACGGGCAATACGACGCGCGCAGCATTGGCGCTGAGCAGCGGCGATGTCAGGCATGCTGCCGTGCTTGTGTCGGCCATCATCGTCTTCGTGCTCGGCAATGCCGCCGGCATTGTCGTCGCGCATCGGGCCGAAAGGCGCATCTTCGTCGTGCTCTGCTGTGTCAGCCTCATGCTGGCGCTGGCCTCGATGATGACGCTACAGGATCTGCTAATGGCGCGGTTCTATATGATCGTTCTCGCAATGGGCATGGTGAATGCGGCGGTCGAGCATATAGAAGGGCTGCCGATCGGTCTGACCTATGTGACCGGTGCGCTGTCGCGTTTTGGTCGCGGCATTGGCCGCTGGATTATCGGCGACCGTCGCCTCGACTGGGTGATCCAGATCGTGCCGTGGGGTGGCATGGTGCTCGGGGCCATCAGCGGAGCCCTCATGACGCGTCTTGTGGGCGCACAGGCGCTGTGGCTGGTCTCCATTTTTGCCATGGCGCTGGCGATTGTGGCTCTGTTTATTCCCCGCCCGCTGCAGCGTCGGTTCAATCAGAAGATCGCTTCCCAAACGCATCAGGTGCACAGCAGGCGAGCCTGA
- the fabA gene encoding 3-hydroxyacyl-[acyl-carrier-protein] dehydratase FabA, whose product MTTRQSSYSYEELIACAHGELFGPGNAQLPLPPMLMVHRITDISETGGAFEKGYLRAEYDVRPDDWYFPCHFEGNPIMPGCLGLDGMWQLTGFYLGWLGEQGRGMALSTGEVKFKGMVRPHTKLIEYGIDFKRVMRGRLVLGTADGWLKADGETIYQATDLRVGLSKDKTA is encoded by the coding sequence ATGACGACCAGACAGTCCAGCTACTCCTACGAAGAACTTATCGCCTGCGCACATGGTGAACTGTTCGGGCCTGGCAATGCGCAGCTGCCGTTGCCACCCATGCTCATGGTTCATCGCATCACGGACATTTCCGAAACGGGCGGCGCCTTCGAAAAGGGCTATCTACGGGCCGAATACGATGTTCGTCCCGACGACTGGTATTTCCCCTGCCATTTCGAAGGCAACCCCATCATGCCGGGCTGCCTCGGCCTCGACGGCATGTGGCAGTTGACCGGTTTCTATCTGGGTTGGCTCGGTGAACAGGGCCGCGGCATGGCGCTCTCGACCGGCGAAGTGAAGTTCAAGGGCATGGTTCGCCCGCACACGAAGCTGATTGAATACGGCATCGACTTCAAGCGCGTCATGCGTGGCCGTCTGGTGCTCGGCACCGCTGACGGCTGGCTGAAGGCGGACGGCGAAACCATTTATCAAGCGACCGATCTTCGCGTCGGTCTCTCGAAAGATAAGACGGCCTGA
- a CDS encoding TIGR02300 family protein, producing the protein MAKAELGTKRTDPETGKKFYDLNRDPIVSPYTGKSYPLSFFEETSAVAEVQDEDEVAEVDTENTEVELVSLEDADDNSGGDDIPDMGDDDVEIEGDDDDTFLEADEDDEDDDMSDIIGVTGDEDEV; encoded by the coding sequence GTGGCGAAAGCGGAACTTGGAACCAAGCGCACCGATCCGGAAACCGGCAAGAAGTTCTACGATCTGAACCGGGACCCGATCGTTTCTCCTTATACCGGTAAATCTTACCCCCTGTCCTTCTTCGAAGAAACCTCGGCAGTCGCCGAAGTTCAGGATGAGGACGAGGTTGCCGAGGTCGATACCGAAAACACCGAAGTCGAACTGGTTTCGCTCGAGGACGCCGATGACAATTCCGGCGGCGACGACATCCCCGATATGGGCGATGACGATGTCGAAATCGAAGGCGATGACGACGATACCTTCCTCGAAGCCGACGAAGATGACGAAGATGACGACATGAGCGACATCATCGGCGTCACCGGCGACGAAGACGAAGTCTGA
- a CDS encoding transcriptional repressor, with product MTGETPIAIEVRLRSAGLRPTRQRVALGDLLFAKGDRHLTVEELHEEAVGAGVPVSLATVYNTLHQFTEAGMIRVLAVESAKTYFDTNVSDHHHFFVEGENEVLDIPISNLTIDNLPQPPEGMEIAHVDVVIRLRQKRG from the coding sequence ATGACGGGTGAGACCCCGATCGCCATTGAGGTCAGGCTGCGCAGCGCAGGCCTGCGTCCCACCCGCCAGCGCGTTGCGCTTGGCGATCTCCTGTTTGCCAAGGGCGACCGGCATTTGACCGTCGAGGAACTGCACGAGGAGGCGGTTGGCGCCGGTGTGCCGGTGTCGCTTGCGACCGTCTACAATACGCTGCACCAGTTCACCGAAGCCGGCATGATCCGCGTTCTCGCCGTCGAGAGCGCCAAGACCTATTTCGACACCAATGTCTCCGACCACCATCACTTTTTTGTCGAAGGCGAAAACGAGGTGCTCGATATTCCGATCAGCAATCTGACCATCGACAATCTGCCGCAGCCACCCGAAGGCATGGAAATTGCCCATGTCGACGTGGTGATCCGCCTGCGCCAGAAGCGGGGCTGA
- a CDS encoding alpha/beta hydrolase — translation MRKIALGMLTFFSLFLSVTIAQSDDRWAELPAFPPMPEPKASGMAEVNDIKMYYAEYGEGDPILFIHGGLGNADVWGHQVADFAKDHRVIVADSRGHGRSTRSQQPFGYDLMTSDYVALLDYLKIGKVTLVGWSDGGIIGIDMAMKHSEKLTRVVAQAANVTTDGVKSDVMSNKTFADYINVAGEYYQKLSPTPKEYDAFVKQISEMWATQPTWTAADLGKITVPVTLAIGDHDEAVKLDHTEMMAKEIPGAKLVVLKDASHFAMLQDPEGYDAMIRDAMAGR, via the coding sequence ATGCGCAAAATCGCTTTGGGAATGCTGACGTTCTTTTCGCTGTTTCTTTCGGTTACGATCGCTCAATCCGACGATCGCTGGGCCGAACTGCCAGCCTTTCCTCCCATGCCGGAGCCGAAGGCGAGCGGCATGGCTGAAGTCAACGATATCAAGATGTATTACGCCGAATACGGCGAGGGCGACCCGATCCTGTTCATCCATGGAGGACTCGGAAATGCAGATGTCTGGGGCCATCAGGTAGCCGATTTCGCGAAGGATCATCGCGTCATCGTTGCCGACAGCCGCGGACATGGGCGCTCGACACGCAGCCAGCAGCCCTTCGGCTACGATCTGATGACATCGGACTATGTTGCCCTTCTCGACTATCTGAAGATCGGCAAAGTAACCCTGGTCGGATGGTCGGACGGCGGCATCATCGGCATCGACATGGCGATGAAACATTCGGAGAAGCTTACGCGCGTCGTCGCCCAGGCGGCCAATGTGACGACCGACGGCGTCAAGTCCGACGTCATGAGCAACAAGACCTTCGCCGACTATATCAATGTCGCCGGCGAATATTACCAGAAGCTGTCGCCGACGCCGAAGGAATACGATGCCTTCGTCAAACAGATCTCGGAAATGTGGGCGACACAGCCTACCTGGACGGCTGCGGATCTCGGAAAGATCACCGTGCCGGTCACGCTCGCCATCGGCGACCATGACGAGGCTGTAAAGCTCGACCATACAGAAATGATGGCCAAGGAAATTCCAGGCGCAAAACTCGTCGTCCTGAAGGATGCCAGCCATTTCGCCATGCTGCAGGATCCCGAGGGATATGATGCGATGATCCGGGACGCCATGGCGGGGCGCTGA
- the pnp gene encoding polyribonucleotide nucleotidyltransferase — MFDTHKVEIEWAGRPLKLETGKIARQADGAVLATYGETVVLATVVSAKAPKPGQDFFPLTVNYQEKTYAAGKIPGGYFKREGRPSENETLVSRLIDRPIRPLFPEGYKNDTQVVVTVIQHDLENNPDILSMVATSAALTLSGVPFMGPVGAARVGYINGEYVLNPHLDEMDESSLDLVVAGTYDAVLMVESEAKELPEDVMLGAVMFGHKGFQPVLDAIIKLAEVAAKEPRDFQPEDYSALETEMLGLAEGELREAYKITQKADRYAAVDAVKAKVKAHFLPEEAEARYTAEEVGAIFKHLQAKIVRWNILDTKSRIDGRDLETVRPIVSEVGLLPRTHGSALFTRGETQAIVVATLGTGEDEQYVDSLTGMYKERFLLHYNFPPYSVGETGRMGSPGRREIGHGKLAWRAIRPMLPSAEQFPYTLRVVSEITESNGSSSMATVCGTSLALMDAGVPLAKPVAGIAMGLILEGDRFAVLSDILGDEDHLGDMDFKVAGTADGITSLQMDIKIAGITEEIMKVALGQAQGGRAHILGEMAKAITESRGQLGEFAPRIEVMNIPVDKIREVIGSGGKVIREIVEKTGAKINIEDDGTVKIASSSGKEIEAARKWIHSIVAEPEIGQIYEGTVVKTADFGAFVNFFGARDGLVHISQLASERVAKTQDVVKEGDKVWVKLLGFDERGKVRLSMKVVDQATGQEIPAAEKGDKKKDEAAE, encoded by the coding sequence ATGTTCGATACACATAAAGTAGAAATCGAGTGGGCAGGCCGCCCGCTCAAGCTCGAGACCGGCAAGATCGCCCGTCAGGCTGACGGCGCCGTTCTCGCTACCTATGGCGAAACCGTCGTTCTCGCGACCGTCGTTTCCGCCAAGGCTCCGAAGCCCGGCCAGGACTTCTTCCCGCTGACGGTCAACTATCAAGAAAAGACCTACGCAGCCGGCAAGATCCCCGGCGGCTATTTCAAGCGCGAAGGTCGCCCGAGCGAAAACGAAACCCTCGTTTCCCGCCTGATCGACCGCCCGATCCGCCCGCTCTTCCCGGAAGGCTACAAGAACGACACGCAGGTCGTCGTCACCGTCATCCAGCACGACCTCGAAAACAATCCCGATATCCTGTCCATGGTCGCGACCTCGGCTGCCCTGACACTGTCGGGTGTTCCCTTCATGGGTCCGGTCGGCGCCGCACGCGTCGGCTACATCAATGGCGAATACGTTCTCAACCCGCATCTCGACGAGATGGATGAATCGAGCCTCGACCTCGTCGTTGCCGGCACCTACGATGCCGTCCTGATGGTCGAATCCGAAGCCAAGGAGCTTCCGGAAGACGTCATGCTCGGCGCCGTCATGTTCGGCCACAAGGGCTTCCAGCCGGTTCTCGACGCGATCATCAAGCTCGCCGAAGTTGCCGCCAAGGAACCGCGTGACTTCCAGCCGGAAGACTATTCCGCTCTCGAAACCGAAATGCTCGGCCTTGCCGAAGGTGAACTTCGCGAAGCCTACAAGATCACCCAGAAGGCCGACCGTTACGCCGCCGTCGACGCCGTCAAGGCGAAGGTGAAGGCACACTTCCTCCCGGAAGAGGCCGAAGCCCGCTACACGGCCGAAGAGGTCGGCGCGATCTTCAAGCATCTTCAGGCCAAGATCGTCCGCTGGAACATTCTCGACACCAAGAGCCGCATCGACGGTCGCGACCTCGAAACCGTTCGTCCGATCGTATCGGAAGTCGGCCTCCTGCCGCGCACGCATGGTTCGGCGCTCTTCACCCGCGGTGAAACGCAGGCGATCGTGGTTGCCACCCTCGGCACCGGCGAAGACGAACAGTATGTCGATTCCCTGACGGGCATGTACAAGGAGCGCTTCCTGCTCCATTACAACTTCCCTCCCTACTCGGTTGGCGAAACCGGCCGCATGGGCTCCCCGGGCCGTCGTGAAATCGGTCATGGCAAGCTCGCATGGCGCGCAATTCGCCCGATGCTGCCGTCGGCCGAACAGTTCCCCTACACGCTGCGCGTCGTCTCCGAGATCACCGAGTCCAACGGCTCGTCCTCGATGGCCACCGTCTGCGGCACCTCGCTCGCTCTGATGGATGCTGGTGTACCGCTTGCCAAGCCGGTTGCCGGTATCGCCATGGGCCTGATCCTTGAAGGCGATCGCTTCGCCGTCCTCTCCGACATTCTCGGTGACGAAGATCATCTCGGCGACATGGACTTCAAGGTGGCAGGTACTGCCGACGGCATTACCTCGCTGCAGATGGACATCAAGATCGCCGGTATTACCGAAGAGATCATGAAGGTCGCTCTTGGCCAGGCCCAGGGTGGTCGCGCCCACATTCTCGGCGAAATGGCGAAGGCCATCACCGAAAGCCGCGGCCAGCTCGGCGAATTCGCTCCGCGCATCGAAGTCATGAACATTCCGGTCGACAAGATCCGCGAAGTCATCGGCTCCGGCGGCAAGGTCATTCGCGAAATCGTCGAAAAGACCGGCGCCAAGATCAACATCGAGGACGACGGCACCGTCAAGATCGCCTCCTCCTCGGGCAAGGAAATCGAAGCGGCCCGCAAGTGGATCCACTCGATCGTCGCCGAGCCGGAAATTGGCCAGATCTACGAAGGCACTGTTGTCAAGACCGCCGACTTTGGTGCCTTCGTCAACTTCTTCGGCGCCCGTGACGGCCTCGTCCATATCTCGCAGCTTGCTTCCGAGCGTGTCGCGAAGACCCAGGACGTCGTCAAGGAAGGCGACAAGGTCTGGGTCAAGCTGCTCGGCTTCGACGAGCGCGGCAAGGTTCGCCTCTCCATGAAGGTTGTCGACCAGGCCACCGGCCAGGAAATCCCGGCGGCCGAAAAGGGCGACAAGAAGAAGGACGAAGCAGCCGAATAA
- the fabI gene encoding enoyl-ACP reductase FabI, with protein MTGIMQGKRGLIMGVANNHSIAWGISKALAAQGAELAFTFQGDALGKRVKPLAAEVGSDFLLPCDVEDIASVDTVIDAIKERWGKLDFVVHAIGFSDKNELKGLYADTTRENFSRTMVISCFSFTEIAKRCASLMEDGGTMLTLTYNGSTRVIPNYNVMGVAKAALEASVRYLAADYGPRGIRVNAISAGPIRTLAGAGISDARAILSWNQRNAPLRKTVTIDQVGSSALYLLSDLSTGVTGEIHFVDAGFNITSMPALETLRNADVE; from the coding sequence ATGACGGGAATCATGCAGGGTAAGCGCGGCCTCATCATGGGCGTCGCAAACAACCATTCGATCGCCTGGGGGATTTCGAAGGCGCTTGCTGCACAGGGCGCAGAGCTGGCTTTCACCTTCCAGGGCGATGCACTCGGCAAGCGCGTCAAGCCGCTGGCGGCAGAAGTCGGCTCCGACTTCCTGCTCCCCTGCGATGTCGAGGATATCGCTTCGGTCGATACGGTCATCGACGCGATCAAGGAGCGCTGGGGCAAGCTCGATTTCGTCGTCCATGCCATCGGCTTTTCGGACAAGAACGAGCTGAAGGGCCTTTACGCTGATACGACGCGTGAAAACTTCAGCCGCACCATGGTCATCTCCTGTTTCTCCTTCACGGAAATTGCCAAGCGCTGTGCGTCGCTGATGGAAGACGGCGGCACCATGCTGACGCTGACTTATAACGGCTCCACGCGCGTCATCCCGAACTACAATGTCATGGGTGTTGCCAAGGCTGCTCTGGAAGCCTCTGTACGCTATCTCGCGGCCGACTACGGCCCGCGCGGCATTCGCGTCAACGCGATCTCGGCCGGCCCGATCCGCACGCTCGCCGGTGCGGGTATTTCGGATGCCCGCGCGATCCTCTCGTGGAACCAGCGCAATGCGCCGCTACGCAAAACGGTGACCATCGATCAGGTCGGCAGCTCCGCGCTCTACCTGCTGTCGGACCTTTCGACCGGCGTGACCGGCGAAATCCACTTCGTCGATGCCGGCTTTAACATTACGTCGATGCCGGCGCTGGAAACGTTGCGCAACGCAGACGTCGAATAA
- the rpsO gene encoding 30S ribosomal protein S15 translates to MSITAERKAALIKEYATVEGDTGSPEVQVAILTERINNLTEHFKDHKKDNHSRRGLLTLVSSRRSLLDYLKKKDEGRYTKLITGLGIRR, encoded by the coding sequence ATGTCGATCACTGCTGAGCGCAAGGCTGCGCTGATCAAGGAATACGCGACCGTCGAAGGCGATACCGGTTCCCCGGAAGTCCAGGTTGCGATCCTCACCGAGCGCATCAACAACCTGACCGAACACTTCAAGGACCACAAGAAGGATAACCATTCCCGCCGTGGTCTGCTGACGCTCGTTTCCAGCCGCCGCTCGCTTCTTGACTACCTCAAGAAGAAGGACGAAGGCCGTTACACCAAGCTGATCACCGGCCTGGGTATCCGCCGCTAA
- a CDS encoding trimeric intracellular cation channel family protein — protein sequence MSLLVYLDYAGIALFAATGALAASRKQLDLIGFLFFAIVTGTGGGTVRDIILGRVPVFWVLNPFYIVICCIVGVVVFFTAHLLESRYRLLIWLDAVGLAAYCVLGAAKGLAATGSPTIAIVTGALTATFGGILRDLLANEPSVLLRPEIYVTAALVGSGVFTGVNALGAELYVASACGVAAAFAVRAGALWFGWTFPTYKHMPGRHPDDVM from the coding sequence ATGTCATTGCTCGTCTATCTCGATTATGCCGGCATCGCCCTGTTTGCCGCGACGGGCGCGCTCGCCGCCTCGCGAAAGCAGCTGGACCTGATCGGCTTCCTGTTCTTTGCGATCGTGACGGGAACAGGCGGTGGCACTGTGCGCGATATCATTCTCGGCCGCGTACCGGTCTTCTGGGTGTTGAATCCATTCTACATCGTCATCTGCTGTATTGTGGGAGTCGTCGTCTTCTTTACCGCCCATCTGCTGGAATCGCGCTATCGCCTGCTGATCTGGCTTGATGCGGTCGGTCTTGCCGCCTATTGCGTGCTTGGCGCCGCCAAGGGACTGGCCGCTACTGGTTCGCCGACGATTGCCATCGTCACCGGCGCCCTGACGGCGACCTTCGGCGGCATTCTGCGCGATCTTCTCGCAAACGAGCCTTCGGTGCTGTTGCGGCCCGAAATCTACGTGACGGCGGCGCTGGTCGGATCGGGCGTCTTTACCGGCGTCAATGCGCTTGGCGCCGAGCTCTACGTCGCATCGGCCTGCGGCGTCGCGGCGGCCTTCGCAGTGCGCGCTGGAGCGTTGTGGTTCGGCTGGACATTCCCGACCTACAAACACATGCCAGGCCGGCATCCCGACGATGTGATGTAA